Below is a window of Impatiens glandulifera chromosome 2, dImpGla2.1, whole genome shotgun sequence DNA.
tttagacaacaattttaaattgatgacttttttttttttttgaaaaggtgAAAccataaattaatgattttatacATATCTAAgttaaagttaattttatacttttattatacaatttatatgtagattattaatataaaatatacacGTTTATATTACAATAAAGAGAGAGGGACAaaattctttaatatatttttttttattatatacgGAATCAACTAAAATGCAAACGGGTCTTCTTCACCAATCACGTGTAGGTTCCTCCCCTACTTCCTACTTTGAAATGTCATCGATTTCGATCAacaataataagttaatatttttttcaatatatatatagcctacaaatataaataagagaaCAGACCTAAAGACAAAAACTCTTaacattttagttattttaatatattgtataaataaatattttaattaaattaaataatatatacttaatttattttgttatatttttctatcaaattaaattataattttattattttttttaaataaaaatgaaattgcaATTGAATGACAAACTCTTTTATAACATGGCTCAATTGAATAACAAGTAAAATACCTCAATCTTTTCTGTTTAGTGAACTCCTCCGAACAATGTCGTTCAGGCGCCATTTCATCACTGGAATTTCAAGAAAATCGAGCTTTCGGCCAACCGACGGACAGTAAGATGGTCTCAGCGGTCTCTCCTCCCCAATTGGAGAATTGAAGCTCCGACTAATTAAGGCTAAGGCTGAAGAAAATGCATGTTGATCTTTGTAAAGCAATTAATTTGCAAAGCATGCATGCCAGATCTTCGCAGGGACGTTTTTGGTTCAACTAAAAAATTGAGGCAGCTAATTAATTTGCAAAGCAATGGATCGTACGTACGTTTtcttcatttatgatttttttttttaattaccttCTGCAATAAGAAACTGCCCTTCCAACATCTGCttcatatataataacttaCACCAgctaaaaattttattattttttttccaaaatttaaatcttttaaacgATTTATCCAATATTTGAGGAATACTTTCCAATTTCAGCCTATTAGGAGGTCCAGAAGTATAACGGCCCAACTCTCTTGTCAACTAACATTTCGGGTCTAGTAGCATAAGAGGGGTGTTTCAGAATGTTGGTCTAAGATATTCTGCAGACTGGGGGGGCCgggaaattaaaagaaatagaaTTGGGccttaaataaatattacctTTATTAGAGTCAAACATATAATATGAGATGACTCAACCCCTAcctcaaacccaaaatatgaatttaagtaaaataatttaatttagattaaggttacttaaattaatcaaataaaataatttcaattttcaaaatttgaatcACTCCCCTCTCTATTTCAGCatcaccttttttttttatctctcttaatttattatttctcatttaaatataaaatcaattttctaatttatatataattaattttgaaataaaaataatattaataaaatcaaatatatcaaGTCAAATAATATTGAACGAATAAAAACCgcattaaatagataaaaaaaatacgtattaaacatgtcaaaagaCATATTAAACAAGACTAATGATTCACATACttctaaaatatgttaaatgggttaaaaatgtgttaaacgactataatacatgttaaatatgacaaaatgagtcaaatatttgttaaatgagCTAAAAACGTATTAAGTGAGTCAAAATtgtataaacaaaacaaaaatatgttaaattgaTCAAAGACAACCTGTTACAACAGGTCAAATATTTGTTAACCgggttaaaaatgtgttaatcaagacaaagatatgttaaacatgttaaattaGGTCAAAGACGTGTTAAACGAAGTATAATGGATCAAATATTTGTTGAACagattaaaaacgtgttaatcgagataaaaatgtgttaaaaggGTAAAAACGTagtaaattagttaaatatttgttaaacgagacaaaaacaaatatataaaaaattagtttggaTTACTCAATCCATATATTAGTGAATAATATGAGTTGAATTGTGAGttgtacaaatttaatttaggtTGAATACGGTTTAAATCCATACTTAACCCATATATTAGTGAATAATATGAGTTGAATTGTGAGTtgtactaaattaaaaaaattaatttaggttgaatacgatttaaataataaaggtTGAATTTATTTGTTTGCTCATCCCTACATTTGGAGCTGAGGTCCTCTATTACGGAACCTTCATGTTCATTTTCACAAGGAGaggcaaaataataatatttaaaaaagaattataatttattaccATTTTGTATCTCCTGACCGATGATAAGGTGACATAGTACTCAACTCCTACATTTATACCTATATTTCTtactattttccaaaaaaaaaaaactattaataatattaatgtaattcTCAATATTAGACTCTATCCGTGTGCAACCTCAAAGCCAACTGAACCAAACCCATTATGTGCTCAAGCCACCTGCAATTCATCTTCACCTCATTAGTCAGCTTGCCTAAGGTCAGATTGCTTTGATCtcttaattttcttcttttgttttgtttttctaattgttttaaatcattaaaaaaacaataatatgaaTTGTtgtataaaaaatcaaaatttgaaaaattagtaaaaatacGAAGTTATTAAATAGAAATCACCAAATTAGTTCAAGAGTAGTTactaaaaaagattaaaaataaaaaaactatctAAGAACTGTTGAAGTTAGTGTTGTGATAGGTAATACTAACATTTTagttctaataaaaatataatactaataatattaataaagtctCAAAATAGTTTGATCATTTCATGCCAATCCTACTTTTGAATATATCTTGAAACAAAATTTGTACACATATCAAACGGGCtctaattgataataaaaaaacctTAAGAAGTTATGCACTTACAtgatgatataaaaaaaattcattttcccTTATTTAATTTGCAAGTGGAAAGGGAAATTATACAAGTCCACTCAAGACTTCAATACTATACTAGTAAAGAACGACCCCATCAGGGGCTTCCTAATTAAAGTCATCGGTCAACCCTCTTCTAAAGTCTAAATTGAACACCTTAAACGCGTCATTTTATACTGAATTTTAATGTCTTCTTCCTCTCCTCCAATCTGTTCTTAAACTAGATCTGTTCTCAATCAATCAATCCATCCATCCAGATCGATTCGATCATGTGGATAGGTTATTGCTCAACCTGCCAAAAAGAGTTACAGGTTCCTCCAGGCCTTCCCTGCGTACAATGCGCATCCTGTCATTCCGTCGTTGAGGTAGCACCCGATCCTCGTATTACcaatcctcctcctcctcagtTGCCGACGCCGCGGCCTCCTGTTCAACAACAGGGATCCAAGAGAGCCGTTATCTGTGGTATTACATATAACGACACTTCGGTTACACTCGAAGGTTGTATCAATGATGCCAAGAACATGAAATACTTCTTGCTCAACCGTTTCAATTTCCCAGAATCCTCCATTCTCATGCTTTCCGGTAATCATCATTATTTATACTTTTACAGAGATTATGAGACTCTAATTTATATTTGGTGAAACTGCAGAGGAAGAAACAGATCCAAACAGAGTACCGACAAGAAGGAACATAATATCAGCACTCCAATGGCTGGTAAAAGATTGTAAGGCTGGAGATTCATTAGTGTTTCATTATTCGGGGCATGGTTTCTCTCTGGAGGATAAAAATGGAGATGAGGTAGATGGATTTGACGAGACATTGGTTCCTTTAGACTACGAGACCGAAGGAATGATCGTGGACGATGATATAAACGAATTGATCGTGAAACCGATACCGATTGGAGTAAAACTTCACGCCATTATAGATTCTTGCCACAGCGGGACAGTTCTTGATCTGCCATTCTtatgtaggatggacaggacgGGACGATATACATGGGAGGATCATAGACCTCCGTCAAAGATCTGGAAAGGAACTAAAGGAGGGGAAGTTATTTGCATTAGTGGCTGCGACGATGATCAATCTTCAATGGATACATCAGTAAGTAGTctttaattcaattcaatttgaTCCGATCTTGTTAATTTGTTTTGTATAATTCGTACGTAGGTTCTTTCTAAGGAAGCTAGTACTGGTGCAATGACATTTTCGTTCATTCAAGCTATTGAAAATGGACAGGGGACGACATACGCTAATCTTTTGTATTCGATGCGATCCATAATTCAATCTGCTGGTAGTGATATGAAGCTCAGGCGTAGGGATAAGCTTAGGAATCTTATTCTTACAGGGGAGAAGAAGTTTAGGATCAGACAGGTAATGTCCAtaaattcatcatttctttGTTAAATGAAAATCTACATATAAATAGAAACGCCGTTTTCTCCAACACAACGGATCTggtcattaatttattaatttgtgtgTTTATTGGCTCATAAAAATGAAAcgattaaatttgaaaaataaaatgaaatttatgaatattattatcattttaaactattaaatacatctttttaaatattattttaataatatttttagttttttcttatgaaatataaattaataattaaatataaaaagttgacttataatatttttaattagtataaatttttttaataccactTTTaccaatataattatatagacactaataatattaaaatgaatatttgaacaactttatatgtttatatattaagacACATAACTATCTAacatataagattattttatatttgtgtaTCAGAAgattatatttagttttaataaaagGTTATTctattacatattaataatgCAGGAGCCACAATTGACTGCTAATGAGCCAAGTGATTTGTATCACAAGTCGTTCTCTTTGTGACCGGATCAGACTTCATCCAGAGAAAGACagattttaagtttattttgtctttctttttgttttatttaatttttcttttcaatattaATGTCTTGCTCAATGCCTAAAAGTTGTTGACATTCTGGTTAATTTGTCACATGATTAAATTTGATACATGTTTGTATAccttaatttatttctctttttaagTTTCACCTACCATGTTGTTCATTTGCTATCATTTAGAGTTTTAAACCTAACAATAAGTTTTGAAATgcttaacaaaatatataatattttataaaatttaataaataataatttaaatttaagtaaaattgtATGTAATAAATTCAAAAGTTCATTGgaactaaaataaactaaatgttTATGAGCACAAGGA
It encodes the following:
- the LOC124926556 gene encoding metacaspase-1-like, coding for MWIGYCSTCQKELQVPPGLPCVQCASCHSVVEVAPDPRITNPPPPQLPTPRPPVQQQGSKRAVICGITYNDTSVTLEGCINDAKNMKYFLLNRFNFPESSILMLSEEETDPNRVPTRRNIISALQWLVKDCKAGDSLVFHYSGHGFSLEDKNGDEVDGFDETLVPLDYETEGMIVDDDINELIVKPIPIGVKLHAIIDSCHSGTVLDLPFLCRMDRTGRYTWEDHRPPSKIWKGTKGGEVICISGCDDDQSSMDTSVLSKEASTGAMTFSFIQAIENGQGTTYANLLYSMRSIIQSAGSDMKLRRRDKLRNLILTGEKKFRIRQEPQLTANEPSDLYHKSFSL